In Salmo salar chromosome ssa24, Ssal_v3.1, whole genome shotgun sequence, the following proteins share a genomic window:
- the ergi2 gene encoding Endoplasmic reticulum-Golgi intermediate compartment protein 2 — MRRLVSRKKALTLVKELDAFPKVPESYVETTATGGTVSLIAFTAMALLAFLEFFVYRDTWMQYEYEVDKDFSSKLRINIDITVAMRCQFVGADVLDLAETMVASDGLHYEPVTFDLSPQQRLWHRTLLMIQDRLREEHSLQDVIFKTVLKGSPTALPPREDSPSQSPAACRIHGHLYVNKVAGNFHITVGKAIPHPRGHAHLAALVSHDTYNFSHRIDHLSFGEEIPGIINPLDGTEKVCTDHNQMFQYFITIVPTKLNTYQISADTNQYSVTERERVINHAVGSHGVSGIFMKYDISSLMVKVTEQHMPLWRFLVRLCGIIGGIFSTTGMIHGMVGFLVDVVCCRFQLGVYKPREMGLLDDHVKNEAPVPPLEATENHTH; from the exons ATGAGGAGACTAGTGTCCCGGAAGAAGGCTCTCACCCTGGTGAAGGAGCTGGACGCTTTCCCCAAGGTTCCAGAGAGCTATGTGGAAACCACAGCCACTGGTGGAACAG TGTCCCTGATAGCCTTCACAGCCATGGCTCTGCTGGCTTTCCTTGAGTTCTTTGTCTATCGAGACACGTGGATGCAGTATGAGTATGAAGTCGATAAAGACTTCTCCAG TAAATTAAGAATAAACATAGACATCACAGTTGCCATGAGGTGTCAAT TTGTAGGTGCAGATGTCCTAGACTTGGCAGAGACCATGGTAGCTTCAGATGGCCTACATTATGAGCCA GTCACCTTTGACCTCTCTCCTCAGCAAAGGCTGTGGCACAG aACTCTGCTGATGATCCAGGACCGCCTTAGGGAGGAACACTCGCTGCAGGATGTGATCTTCAAGACAGTCCTGAAAGGATCCCCCACTGCCCTGCCTCCCAG AGAGGACAGTCCCTCCCAGTCGCCTGCGGCCTGCAGGATACACGGCCATCTTTATGTCAACAAGGTGGCTGGCAACTTCCACATCACTGTGGGCAA GGCTATCCCACATCCTAGAGGCCACGCCCATCTAGCGGCCCTCGTCAGCCACGATA CGTACAACTTCTCTCATCGCATCGACCACCTGTCGTTCGGAGAGGAGATCCCAGGGATCATCAACCCTCTGGACGGGACAGAGAAAGTCTGCACTGACC ATAATCAGATGTTTCAGTACTTCATCACCATAGTGCCCACCAAACTGAACACCTACCAGATCTCAGCAGACACAAACCAGTACTCTGTCACCGAAAGG gagCGGGTGATCAACCACGCGGTGGGCAGCCACGGAGTATCTGGGATCTTTATGAAGTATGACATCAGCTCGTTGATGGTGAAAGTCACAGAGCAGCACATGCCCCTGTGGAGGTTCCTCGTCAGGCTTTGTGGCATCATCGGAGGCATTTTCTCCACCACAG GTATGATCCATGGAATGGTGGGCTTCTTGGTGGACGTCGTCTGCTGTCGCTTCCAACTAGGAGTCTACAAACCCCGGGAG ATGGGCCTGCTGGACGACCATGTAAAAAACGAAGCCCCTGTCCCACCCCTGGAAGCTACAGAAAACCACACCCACtga